GACATAGCTTAGCATCGCAATACTTTGTCCTTTCAACTTCGCCATACCTGAGAAGAACAACCAAAATCCTATACCTGTATTGATGACACCTAAAATTAAGATAAAAGGAATGGAAGAACTGGATACTTCAAAAATACCAAAGCCTTCAGTAAAGAAAACATATGGCGTGAGAAGTAAAGCTGTTGTTCCGAGCTGAATGATTGTCAACTCTAATTTTCCTAGATCTTTAATGAATTTATTTAATAACAATAATGCAGCATAAAAAGCAGCTGCAATTAATCCATAAGAAAGCCCAAGGATATCTTCTGATTTAGACGCACTTACACCTTCTCCTACAATCAATAACATGCCGATTATCGCGAAACCGATACAACCCATCTTTTTAAAAGATAATTGTTCCCTAAGTACAAATGGTGAAAGAATCATCACAAAGACAGGTGCAAAGTAATAACCTAGCGTTGCGTTCGCAATTGTCGTATGGTCGTACGATTTATAAAGAAAGATCCAATTTCCACCCAACGCGATACTGGAAAGAAACAAAAATAAAGCATTCGATTTAACTAAATTCCACGATAATTTTTTCTTCATTATGAAGAGTATTAATGTTAAAAATATGCATCCTATGAAACTGCTTAGTAAAGCTCTTTCGCTCGAAGAAAGATCAATGTATCGAACAACTAAACCAATTGTACCGAAAATAATCATTGATAATATAAACTGTATTTTAGATTCATCGTTTACTCCTTCGAATCTACGAAACAGCTTATATTTCGCAGATTCTTAATCTGTTTTTAATATAAGCTTATTCAGTGCTGACTGGACAGTTGGTGTAAACGGAGGTGGCGGTGATGTTGAAAATGGCTTCCAAATGTAAAGATTTATATTTGATAATGGCATAATAATCCTCCTATTTCTAATAGCATATTATAGTATCTAATTTTCCTGGTGAAGATGAATCAAATCGGATTGATTTTTTTTCTAGTTTTTAAACTCATTCAATCTTTCATAGGTTTCAATCAGAAAATCATAAAACAGCTTTTCGGTTGGAAGCAGGTCACGTTCGGCAGGATAGATAACACCGACTGTCCGTGTGAGCCTCGAGTCAGAAAGTGGAATAACAACGGTAGATCGTGGTGTGTTATCCACCAATGTCATCTCAGGCATTAAGGCTACACCCAAGCCTGCAGAAACTAACCCTTTTA
This genomic stretch from Neobacillus niacini harbors:
- a CDS encoding DMT family transporter, with the protein product MIIFGTIGLVVRYIDLSSSERALLSSFIGCIFLTLILFIMKKKLSWNLVKSNALFLFLSSIALGGNWIFLYKSYDHTTIANATLGYYFAPVFVMILSPFVLREQLSFKKMGCIGFAIIGMLLIVGEGVSASKSEDILGLSYGLIAAAFYAALLLLNKFIKDLGKLELTIIQLGTTALLLTPYVFFTEGFGIFEVSSSSIPFILILGVINTGIGFWLFFSGMAKLKGQSIAMLSYVDPFVAILISAIILQEQMTFIQILGGTLLLGSTFISEISVTFSKLLMKTPVK